One Neodiprion pinetum isolate iyNeoPine1 chromosome 1, iyNeoPine1.2, whole genome shotgun sequence genomic window carries:
- the Vps11 gene encoding vacuolar protein sorting-associated protein 11 homolog isoform X2, translated as MMAFLEWRRFNFFDLKKEVDSGKISEALGEAQVTAATSGNGDLVFGDNTGNVHLVNRKYVITTFRAYEITLTLAQQVQHSTFLFTIGEDEPGCNPTIKVWNLAKLDKHGNPTCVRISRAVPGYRAVPASALCVHSGLTLMAVGFGDGSIMLYRGDLTRERKNKIRILKDSNTPVTGLAIRSTGKQTHMFVATTTSVFLYNITVKDKEYKTSLDNMGCSRKCSVLADSTQGSHFMIGRNDAVYCYTPDGRGPCYAVDGQKIMLEWFRSYLVIIAKEAANVPRTTTICAKPNTIEPIPPGADKHTITVLDIQNKVIVFSAPMLSVQAVLSEWGGFFILSGNSKLYHLDEKDLQSKLTLLFKKNLYDVSIRIAKSQQYDAEGLVDIFRQYGDHLYSKGDHNGAIEQYIKTIGKLEPSYVIRKFLDSQHIDNLTTYLQALHKQGQATGDHTTLLLNCYTKLNHTEKLKEFIMTKDREVDFDVEIAIKVCRQASSEDALLLATKHGKHEWYLRIQIEDKAEYKGALEYIATLDFEEAESNMKKYGSVLIEHVPNEATQFLKRLCTNYRPANKPLVDQATLDGSVEQSIEKANPEEFIHLFLGNSERLVEFLEHLVKCESNCFQSFSENENECPACLPNNKKLLDIIKAQEQSRDLHETFHSLLDRAEDPFSLVADYFGRGVFKKLTVITDADKPQALPSSKFQEPKPKFQEPKPNYYAYGAGAEAKLRLGEGRNTNLVTLEPRYVGSDTPSNVVIPIPEGRLRVLAKPDIYSSSFDTSLSGPTSGTSTPRSSRKGSPIPIREARILNISSPKMSPAQKTFIPPKTPIVPLNPFTGDGYDESKNPFAEDNNTVEDDPFQEDDDYDKNLNPFAS; from the exons atgatgGCGTTCCTGGAG TGGAGGCGGTTCAACTTCTTCGATTTGAAGAAGGAAGTGGACAGTGGCAAAATATCTGAAGCTCTTGGG GAAGCTCAAGTCACAGCAGCAACCAGTGGAAATGGAGACCTTGTCTTTGGTGATAACACAGGTAACGTGCACTTGGTGAACAGAAAATATGTGATCACAACATTTCGTGCCTACGAAATAACGTTGACCTTAGCCCAACAAGTACAACATTCTACCTTCTTATTTACAATTGGT gAAGATGAGCCTGGTTGTAATCCGACAATAAAAGTTTGGAATCTAGCCAAGCTGGACAAACACGGTAATCCAACTTGTGTTAGAATCAGCAGAGCCGTTCCTGGGTACCGTGCAGTTCCAGCTAGTGCATTGTGTGTTCATAGCGGGCTTACTTTGATGGCTGTTGGTTTCGGCGATGGATCCATTATGCTCTACAG aGGTGACCTGACACgggaaaggaaaaataaaatacgaataCTGAAGGACAGTAATACACCTGTAACTGGACTTGCAATACGATCGACAGGCAAGCAAACTCATATGTTTGTTGCAACAACCACTAGTGTATTCCTGTATAATATCACTGTCAAGGATAAAGAGTATAAAACTAGTTTAGATAATATGGGGTGCTCAAGGAAGTGCAGCGTTTTGGCTGACTCAACCCAAGGCAGTCACTTCATGATCGGGCGCAATGAT GCTGTGTACTGTTACACACCAGATGGAAGAGGTCCATGTTATGCAGTGGATGGACAAAAAATCATGCTGGAATGGTTTCGAAGTTATCTAGTGATAATAGCCAAGGAGGCTGCCAATGTTCCCAGAACAACAACTATTTGTGCAAAACCTAA TACTATAGAACCTATACCTCCAGGTGCAGATAAGCACACGATCACGGTTCTTGATATTCAGAACAAAGTTATTGTATTTTCTGCACCAATGTTGTCAGTCCAAGCTGTCTTATCAGAGTGGGGTGGCTTCTTCATTTTGAGCGGCAATAGTAAGCTGTATCACTTAGATGAAAAGGATTTACAATCAAAGCTgacattattattcaaaaaaaatctttacgaTGTTTCAATACG AATAGCAAAAAGTCAACAATATGATGCGGAGGGACTTGTAGATATATTCCGCCAGTACGGAGACCATCTGTATTCGAAAGGTGATCATAACGGGGCCATAGAACAATATATAAAAACGATTGGAAAGCTTGAACCGTCTTATGTGATACGAAAATTCTTGGATTCGCAACACATTGACAATTTAACGACGTACCTTCAAGCACTGCATAAACAAGGTCAAGCTACTGGGGACCACACTACTTTATTGTTAAACTGTTATACAAAATTGAACCATACtgagaaattaaaagaatttATCATG ACCAAGGACCGCGAAGTGGATTTCGATGTCGAAATAGCCATAAAAGTGTGTCGCCAGGCATCATCAGAAGATGCATTACTCTTGGCTACAAAACATGGCAAACACGAATGGTATTTGCGAATTCAAATAGAAGATAAAGCTGAATATAAAGGGGCTCTGGAATACATTGCAACTTTAGATTTCGAAGAG GCTGAgtcaaatatgaaaaaatacggAAGCGTATTAATTGAACATGTACCAAATGAGGCgacacaatttttaaaaagattGTGTACTAATTATAGACCTGCAAATAAACCTCTTGTTGACCAG GCCACGTTGGATGGATCTGTCGAACAGAGCATCGAAAAAGCTAATCCAGAAGAATTCATACATTTGTTCCTTGGCAATTCTGAACGTCTGGTTGAATTTTTAGAGCATCTAGTAAAATGTGAAAGCAA CTGCTTTCAAAGCTtttctgaaaacgaaaatgaatgtCCAGCTTGCCTCCCGAACAATAAGAAGTTATTAGATATCATCAAAGCGCAAGAACAATCAAGAGACCTTCATGAAACATTTCATAGTCTATTGGATCGAGCTGAAGATCCATTCTCTCTTGTTGCTGATTATTTTGGTCGGGgcgtatttaaaaaattaacagtcATCACTGACGCTGATAAACCACAGGCATTACCATCATCAAAGTTTCAAGAACCAAAGCCTAAGTTTCAGGAGCCTAAACCAAACTATTATGCATATGGTGCAGGAGCTGAAGCAAAGCTCAGACTGGGAGAAGGAAGAAATACAAATCTTG TTACGTTAGAACCAAGATACGTCGGCAGTGATACACCATCAAACGTTGTGATACCAATACCTGAAGGAAGATTAAGAGTTCTTGCTAAACCTGACATCTACTCGTCATCTTTCGACACAAGTTTGTCAGGACCAACTAGTGGAACGTCAACGCCTCGATCTTCCCGAAAAGGTTCACCGATCCCAATTAGAGAAGCGCGGATTCTAAATATCTCATCCCCCAAAATGTCACCAGCTCAAAAAACCTTTATTCCACCGAAAACGCCCATTGTTCCATTGAATCCTTTTACAGGAGATGGTTATGACGAATCAAAAAATCCTTTCGCTGAAGATAATAATACAGTAGAAGACGATCCATTTCAAGAAGATGATGATTATGATAAAAATCTCAATCCATTTGCAAGCTAG
- the Vps11 gene encoding vacuolar protein sorting-associated protein 11 homolog isoform X1: protein MMAFLEWRRFNFFDLKKEVDSGKISEALGEAQVTAATSGNGDLVFGDNTGNVHLVNRKYVITTFRAYEITLTLAQQVQHSTFLFTIGEDEPGCNPTIKVWNLAKLDKHGNPTCVRISRAVPGYRAVPASALCVHSGLTLMAVGFGDGSIMLYRGDLTRERKNKIRILKDSNTPVTGLAIRSTGKQTHMFVATTTSVFLYNITVKDKEYKTSLDNMGCSRKCSVLADSTQGSHFMIGRNDAVYCYTPDGRGPCYAVDGQKIMLEWFRSYLVIIAKEAANVPRTTTICAKPNTIEPIPPGADKHTITVLDIQNKVIVFSAPMLSVQAVLSEWGGFFILSGNSKLYHLDEKDLQSKLTLLFKKNLYDVSIRIAKSQQYDAEGLVDIFRQYGDHLYSKGDHNGAIEQYIKTIGKLEPSYVIRKFLDSQHIDNLTTYLQALHKQGQATGDHTTLLLNCYTKLNHTEKLKEFIMTKDREVDFDVEIAIKVCRQASSEDALLLATKHGKHEWYLRIQIEDKAEYKGALEYIATLDFEEAESNMKKYGSVLIEHVPNEATQFLKRLCTNYRPANKPLVDQATLDGSVEQSIEKANPEEFIHLFLGNSERLVEFLEHLVKCESKWSTLVYNTLVEHYLHVWSALGSEVAKLQYEQKVVRLLQSSEASYDKDQILILCQQHNFRRGILFLYEERKLYQEILQYHLREGDNEQILATCKRFGHQDPNLWVQALWSVARNKNASSKLLADILTYIAKEKLLSPLMVVDALSTSMSCTLGDVRNYLNNVLRTENEQTQADTDLTKKYQADTQKLREQIESIKNNTIIFQGSRCSACHDQLELPSVHFMCQHSYHQHCFQSFSENENECPACLPNNKKLLDIIKAQEQSRDLHETFHSLLDRAEDPFSLVADYFGRGVFKKLTVITDADKPQALPSSKFQEPKPKFQEPKPNYYAYGAGAEAKLRLGEGRNTNLVTLEPRYVGSDTPSNVVIPIPEGRLRVLAKPDIYSSSFDTSLSGPTSGTSTPRSSRKGSPIPIREARILNISSPKMSPAQKTFIPPKTPIVPLNPFTGDGYDESKNPFAEDNNTVEDDPFQEDDDYDKNLNPFAS, encoded by the exons atgatgGCGTTCCTGGAG TGGAGGCGGTTCAACTTCTTCGATTTGAAGAAGGAAGTGGACAGTGGCAAAATATCTGAAGCTCTTGGG GAAGCTCAAGTCACAGCAGCAACCAGTGGAAATGGAGACCTTGTCTTTGGTGATAACACAGGTAACGTGCACTTGGTGAACAGAAAATATGTGATCACAACATTTCGTGCCTACGAAATAACGTTGACCTTAGCCCAACAAGTACAACATTCTACCTTCTTATTTACAATTGGT gAAGATGAGCCTGGTTGTAATCCGACAATAAAAGTTTGGAATCTAGCCAAGCTGGACAAACACGGTAATCCAACTTGTGTTAGAATCAGCAGAGCCGTTCCTGGGTACCGTGCAGTTCCAGCTAGTGCATTGTGTGTTCATAGCGGGCTTACTTTGATGGCTGTTGGTTTCGGCGATGGATCCATTATGCTCTACAG aGGTGACCTGACACgggaaaggaaaaataaaatacgaataCTGAAGGACAGTAATACACCTGTAACTGGACTTGCAATACGATCGACAGGCAAGCAAACTCATATGTTTGTTGCAACAACCACTAGTGTATTCCTGTATAATATCACTGTCAAGGATAAAGAGTATAAAACTAGTTTAGATAATATGGGGTGCTCAAGGAAGTGCAGCGTTTTGGCTGACTCAACCCAAGGCAGTCACTTCATGATCGGGCGCAATGAT GCTGTGTACTGTTACACACCAGATGGAAGAGGTCCATGTTATGCAGTGGATGGACAAAAAATCATGCTGGAATGGTTTCGAAGTTATCTAGTGATAATAGCCAAGGAGGCTGCCAATGTTCCCAGAACAACAACTATTTGTGCAAAACCTAA TACTATAGAACCTATACCTCCAGGTGCAGATAAGCACACGATCACGGTTCTTGATATTCAGAACAAAGTTATTGTATTTTCTGCACCAATGTTGTCAGTCCAAGCTGTCTTATCAGAGTGGGGTGGCTTCTTCATTTTGAGCGGCAATAGTAAGCTGTATCACTTAGATGAAAAGGATTTACAATCAAAGCTgacattattattcaaaaaaaatctttacgaTGTTTCAATACG AATAGCAAAAAGTCAACAATATGATGCGGAGGGACTTGTAGATATATTCCGCCAGTACGGAGACCATCTGTATTCGAAAGGTGATCATAACGGGGCCATAGAACAATATATAAAAACGATTGGAAAGCTTGAACCGTCTTATGTGATACGAAAATTCTTGGATTCGCAACACATTGACAATTTAACGACGTACCTTCAAGCACTGCATAAACAAGGTCAAGCTACTGGGGACCACACTACTTTATTGTTAAACTGTTATACAAAATTGAACCATACtgagaaattaaaagaatttATCATG ACCAAGGACCGCGAAGTGGATTTCGATGTCGAAATAGCCATAAAAGTGTGTCGCCAGGCATCATCAGAAGATGCATTACTCTTGGCTACAAAACATGGCAAACACGAATGGTATTTGCGAATTCAAATAGAAGATAAAGCTGAATATAAAGGGGCTCTGGAATACATTGCAACTTTAGATTTCGAAGAG GCTGAgtcaaatatgaaaaaatacggAAGCGTATTAATTGAACATGTACCAAATGAGGCgacacaatttttaaaaagattGTGTACTAATTATAGACCTGCAAATAAACCTCTTGTTGACCAG GCCACGTTGGATGGATCTGTCGAACAGAGCATCGAAAAAGCTAATCCAGAAGAATTCATACATTTGTTCCTTGGCAATTCTGAACGTCTGGTTGAATTTTTAGAGCATCTAGTAAAATGTGAAAGCAA ATGGAGCACGTTAGTGTATAATACCTTAGTAGAACATTATCTACACGTGTGGTCAGCCTTAGGTAGTGAGGTAGCAAAACTCCAGTATGAACAAAAAGTTGTCAGATTGTTACAAAGTTCGGAAGCTAGTTATGATAAAGATCAGATATTAATACTCTGCCAACAGCACAACTTTCGACGAGGTATACTCTTTCTgtatgaagaaagaaaatt GTACCAAGAGATTCTGCAGTACCATTTACGTGAAGGCGATAATGAACAAATTTTGGCAACCTGTAAACGATTTGGTCATCAAGACCCTAATTTGTGGGTTCAGGCTTTGTGGAGTGTAGCTAGGAACAAAAACGCATCATCGAAACTTTTAGCTGACATTCTAACATATATTG caaaagaaaaacttttgtCACCATTGATGGTGGTGGATGCGTTATCAACATCAATGTCCTGTACACTGGGTGATGtacgaaattatttgaataatgtaCTGCGCACTGAAAATGAACAGACGCAGGCCGACACAGACCtaacgaaaaaatatcaagCAGATACACAGAAATTAAGAGAGCAAATAGAATCTATCAAAAATaacacaatcatttttcaaggGTCACGCTGCAGTGCGTGTCATGACCAGCTAGAACTTCCTTCGGTTCACTTTATGTGTCAACATTCCTACCACCAACA CTGCTTTCAAAGCTtttctgaaaacgaaaatgaatgtCCAGCTTGCCTCCCGAACAATAAGAAGTTATTAGATATCATCAAAGCGCAAGAACAATCAAGAGACCTTCATGAAACATTTCATAGTCTATTGGATCGAGCTGAAGATCCATTCTCTCTTGTTGCTGATTATTTTGGTCGGGgcgtatttaaaaaattaacagtcATCACTGACGCTGATAAACCACAGGCATTACCATCATCAAAGTTTCAAGAACCAAAGCCTAAGTTTCAGGAGCCTAAACCAAACTATTATGCATATGGTGCAGGAGCTGAAGCAAAGCTCAGACTGGGAGAAGGAAGAAATACAAATCTTG TTACGTTAGAACCAAGATACGTCGGCAGTGATACACCATCAAACGTTGTGATACCAATACCTGAAGGAAGATTAAGAGTTCTTGCTAAACCTGACATCTACTCGTCATCTTTCGACACAAGTTTGTCAGGACCAACTAGTGGAACGTCAACGCCTCGATCTTCCCGAAAAGGTTCACCGATCCCAATTAGAGAAGCGCGGATTCTAAATATCTCATCCCCCAAAATGTCACCAGCTCAAAAAACCTTTATTCCACCGAAAACGCCCATTGTTCCATTGAATCCTTTTACAGGAGATGGTTATGACGAATCAAAAAATCCTTTCGCTGAAGATAATAATACAGTAGAAGACGATCCATTTCAAGAAGATGATGATTATGATAAAAATCTCAATCCATTTGCAAGCTAG